One genomic region from Enterobacter hormaechei ATCC 49162 encodes:
- the fepD gene encoding Fe(3+)-siderophore ABC transporter permease gives MSFSSSAVRAVAVPALLLLLILAIALSLLVGAKPLPASVIVDALSGTCQSADCTIVLDARLPRTLAGLLAGGALGLAGALMQTLTRNPLADPGILGVNSGASFAIVLGAALFGLTSPSEQLVMAFCGALAASLVVAFTGSQGGGQLSPVRLTLAGVALAAVLEGLSNGIALLNPDVYDQLRFWQAGSLDIRTLETLNVVVIPVIIAAAVALFLSRSLNSLSLGSDTATALGNRVARTQLTGLLAITVLCGSATAVVGPIAFIGLMMPHMARWLVGADHRWSLPVTLLATPALLLFADVLGRLLVPGELRVSVVSAFIGAPVLIFLVRRRPGGSA, from the coding sequence ATGTCGTTTTCCTCTTCTGCGGTGCGCGCCGTTGCCGTGCCCGCGTTATTGCTACTGCTAATCCTTGCGATTGCACTCAGCCTGCTGGTCGGCGCGAAGCCGCTGCCCGCGTCCGTTATCGTTGATGCGCTCTCCGGCACCTGCCAGAGCGCAGACTGCACCATCGTGCTCGACGCGCGCCTGCCCCGCACCCTTGCCGGACTGCTGGCCGGTGGCGCGCTCGGCCTTGCCGGTGCCCTGATGCAAACCCTCACCCGTAACCCGCTGGCGGACCCCGGCATTCTCGGCGTTAACTCCGGGGCCAGCTTTGCCATCGTGCTCGGCGCGGCGCTGTTCGGGTTAACGTCGCCCTCTGAACAGCTGGTGATGGCCTTTTGCGGCGCGCTGGCCGCCTCGCTGGTGGTCGCGTTTACCGGCAGTCAGGGCGGCGGTCAGCTCAGCCCGGTACGTCTGACGCTGGCGGGCGTGGCGCTCGCGGCGGTGCTGGAAGGCTTGTCCAACGGCATCGCCCTGCTCAACCCGGACGTGTATGACCAGCTGCGCTTCTGGCAGGCTGGTTCGCTGGATATTCGTACCCTTGAAACCTTAAACGTGGTGGTGATCCCGGTGATTATCGCCGCCGCCGTGGCGCTCTTTTTAAGCCGATCGCTGAACAGCCTGAGCCTCGGCAGCGACACCGCGACCGCCCTCGGCAACCGCGTGGCGCGCACGCAGCTGACGGGTCTGCTCGCCATCACGGTACTGTGCGGCAGCGCGACCGCCGTGGTCGGTCCCATTGCCTTTATCGGCCTGATGATGCCGCACATGGCGCGCTGGCTGGTGGGGGCGGATCACCGCTGGTCGCTGCCGGTCACGCTGCTGGCGACCCCTGCCCTGCTGCTGTTTGCCGACGTACTGGGCCGCCTGCTGGTGCCGGGTGAACTGCGCGTCTCGGTGGTCAGCGCCTTTATCGGCGCGCCGGTGCTGATCTTCCTGGTACGACGCAGACCGGGAGGTAGCGCATGA
- the entS gene encoding enterobactin transporter EntS — protein MNQKSWLLNLSLLKTHPAYRAVFIARFISILSLGLLGVAVPVQIQSMTHSSWLVGLSVTLTGGAMFIGLMVGGVLADRYERKKLILLARGTCGVGFIGLCLNAMLPEPSLIAIYALGLWDGFFASLGVTALLAATPALVGRENLMQAGAITMLTVRLGSVISPMVGGLLLATGNVAWNYGLAAAGTFITTLTLLRLPLLPPPPQPREHPLKSLMAAIRFLFSNPLIGGIALLGGLLTMASAVRVLYPALAGEWQMSASEIGVLYAAIPLGAAFGALTSGNLAQSARPGLIMLVATLASFIAIGFFSLMPVWALGVMCLVIFGWLSAVSSLLQYTLIQTQTPEGMLGRINGLWTAQNVTGDAIGAAILGGLGAIMTPVASASSSGFVLAVVGVILLAVLAELRRFRQPL, from the coding sequence ATGAATCAAAAATCCTGGCTGCTCAACCTCAGCCTGCTGAAAACGCACCCGGCGTATCGCGCCGTTTTTATCGCTCGCTTTATCTCCATTTTGTCCCTCGGCCTGCTCGGCGTCGCCGTGCCGGTACAGATCCAGTCCATGACCCACTCCAGCTGGCTGGTGGGGTTATCCGTCACCTTAACCGGCGGGGCGATGTTCATCGGCCTGATGGTCGGCGGCGTGCTGGCGGACCGCTACGAGCGTAAGAAGCTGATCCTGCTGGCGCGCGGCACCTGCGGCGTGGGCTTTATCGGGCTGTGCCTGAACGCGATGCTGCCGGAGCCGTCGCTGATTGCCATTTACGCGCTGGGGCTGTGGGACGGCTTTTTTGCCTCGCTGGGCGTGACGGCGCTGCTGGCGGCCACGCCTGCGCTGGTCGGGCGCGAAAACCTGATGCAGGCGGGGGCGATTACCATGCTCACCGTGCGTCTGGGTTCAGTGATTTCGCCGATGGTCGGCGGGTTGTTGCTGGCGACCGGCAATGTGGCGTGGAACTACGGGCTGGCGGCGGCGGGAACGTTTATCACCACCCTGACCCTGCTGCGTCTGCCGCTCCTGCCGCCTCCGCCGCAGCCGCGCGAGCATCCGCTGAAATCGCTGATGGCTGCGATTCGTTTTCTGTTCAGCAACCCGCTGATAGGTGGCATTGCGCTGCTCGGTGGATTGCTGACGATGGCAAGCGCGGTGCGCGTGCTCTACCCCGCGCTGGCGGGGGAGTGGCAGATGAGCGCCTCGGAGATTGGCGTGCTGTACGCCGCCATTCCGCTCGGTGCGGCCTTCGGGGCACTCACCAGCGGCAACCTGGCGCAGAGCGCGAGACCGGGATTGATTATGCTGGTGGCGACGCTGGCCTCGTTTATCGCCATTGGCTTTTTCAGCCTGATGCCGGTGTGGGCGCTGGGGGTAATGTGTCTGGTGATTTTCGGCTGGCTGAGCGCCGTCAGTTCGCTTTTGCAGTACACCCTGATCCAGACCCAGACGCCGGAAGGGATGCTCGGGCGCATTAACGGCCTGTGGACCGCGCAGAACGTGACGGGCGATGCGATCGGCGCGGCGATCCTCGGCGGGCTGGGGGCGATTATGACCCCGGTGGCCTCGGCGAGCAGCAGCGGGTTTGTGTTAGCCGTTGTTGGCGTGATTTTATTGGCGGTTTTGGCGGAGTTGCGTCGGTTCAGGCAGCCCCTGTAG
- the fepC gene encoding iron-enterobactin ABC transporter ATP-binding protein has protein sequence MTDSTTRLRGENLTLGYGKKIIARDLSVAIPDGHFTAIIGPNGCGKSTLLRTLSRLMTPVEGSVYLDGEQIQRFASKEVARRIGLLAQNATTPGDITVQELVSRGRYPHQPLFTRWRKEDDEAVKRAMQATGITDLAQQSVDTLSGGQRQRAWIAMVLAQETAIMLLDEPTTWLDISHQIDLLELLSELNRTQGYTLAAVLHDLNQACRYATHLIALRDGEIVAQGAPKEIVTPDLIAQIYGMRCMIIEDPVAGTPLVVPLGRR, from the coding sequence ATGACAGATTCAACCACCCGCTTGCGCGGCGAAAACTTGACCCTCGGCTACGGCAAAAAGATCATTGCCCGTGATTTATCCGTCGCCATTCCGGACGGCCACTTCACCGCCATTATTGGTCCGAACGGCTGCGGCAAATCGACACTGCTGCGCACGCTGAGCCGCCTGATGACGCCGGTTGAGGGCAGCGTGTATCTCGACGGGGAGCAGATCCAGCGCTTCGCCAGCAAAGAAGTGGCGCGCCGAATTGGTCTGCTGGCGCAAAACGCCACTACGCCGGGAGACATTACGGTACAGGAGCTGGTCTCGCGCGGACGCTACCCGCACCAGCCGCTGTTTACCCGCTGGCGCAAAGAGGACGACGAGGCGGTGAAGCGCGCGATGCAGGCGACGGGGATCACCGATCTCGCGCAGCAAAGCGTGGACACCCTCTCCGGCGGACAGCGCCAGCGGGCGTGGATCGCCATGGTGCTGGCGCAGGAAACCGCCATTATGCTGCTGGACGAGCCAACGACCTGGCTCGATATCAGCCATCAGATTGACCTGCTGGAGTTGCTGAGCGAGCTGAACCGCACGCAGGGGTATACCCTGGCGGCGGTGCTGCACGACTTAAATCAGGCGTGCCGCTACGCGACGCATCTGATTGCCTTGCGAGACGGCGAAATTGTGGCGCAGGGCGCGCCGAAGGAGATTGTGACGCCGGATCTGATCGCGCAGATCTACGGCATGCGCTGCATGATTATCGAGGATCCGGTGGCGGGTACGCCGTTGGTGGTGCCGTTGGGTCGGCGGTAA
- the entE gene encoding (2,3-dihydroxybenzoyl)adenylate synthase EntE, which translates to MTIPFTRWPEEFARRYREKGYWQDRPLTHILTDHADSDAVAIIDGDRRITYRAFHQSVNNLASALQAQGLHRGETALVQLGNVAEFYITFFALLQIGVAPVNALFSHQRSELNAYALQIKPAVLIADRDHALFAGDDFLNTFVDAHRSVRVVLLRGDKGEHALEAAIARPADNFIPNPTPADEVAFFQLSGGSTGTPKLIPRTHNDYDYSIRRSNEICGITAHTRYLNALPAAHNYAMSSPGSLGVFTAGGCVVLANDPSATLCFPLIEQHQINVTSLVPPAVSLWLQAIADGAGNAQLKSLKLLQVGGARLSATLAARIPAEIGCQLQQVFGMAEGLVNYTALDDAPERIINTQGRPMCPDDEVWVADEDGNPLPRGEVGRLMTRGPYTFRGYFNSPEHNASAFDADGFYCSGDLIAIDEQGYITVQGREKDQINRGGEKIAAEEIENLLLRHEAVNHAALVSMEDSLLGEKSCAYLVVKQPLRAVEVRRFLREQGVAEFKLPDRVESVDALPLTPVGKVDKKQLRLWLAERARG; encoded by the coding sequence ATGACTATTCCCTTTACCCGCTGGCCTGAGGAATTCGCCCGCCGCTACCGTGAAAAAGGCTACTGGCAGGATCGGCCCCTGACCCACATCCTGACGGACCATGCGGACAGCGATGCGGTCGCGATTATTGACGGCGATCGCCGCATCACCTATCGCGCGTTTCATCAGTCGGTGAATAACCTGGCGTCCGCCCTTCAGGCGCAGGGGCTGCATCGCGGCGAGACCGCGCTGGTGCAGCTCGGCAACGTTGCCGAGTTCTACATCACCTTCTTCGCGCTGCTGCAAATTGGCGTCGCGCCGGTCAACGCGCTCTTTAGCCATCAGCGCAGCGAACTGAATGCTTACGCCTTGCAGATCAAACCCGCCGTGCTGATTGCCGATCGCGACCACGCGCTGTTCGCGGGCGATGATTTTCTCAACACTTTTGTGGATGCGCATCGCTCGGTACGCGTCGTGCTGCTGCGCGGCGATAAGGGCGAACACGCGCTGGAAGCGGCGATTGCGCGCCCGGCGGACAATTTCATCCCGAACCCGACGCCCGCCGACGAAGTGGCGTTCTTCCAGCTTTCCGGCGGCAGCACCGGCACGCCGAAGCTGATCCCGCGTACGCACAACGATTACGACTACAGCATCCGCCGCAGCAACGAGATTTGCGGTATCACTGCGCACACCCGTTATCTGAACGCGCTCCCTGCGGCGCACAACTACGCCATGAGCTCGCCGGGATCGTTAGGCGTTTTCACGGCGGGCGGCTGCGTGGTGCTGGCGAACGATCCGAGCGCCACGCTCTGCTTCCCGCTGATTGAGCAGCATCAGATAAACGTCACCTCGCTGGTGCCGCCCGCGGTCAGCCTGTGGTTGCAGGCGATTGCCGACGGCGCGGGGAACGCGCAGCTTAAATCCCTGAAGCTGCTCCAGGTGGGCGGGGCGCGCCTCTCCGCCACGCTTGCGGCGCGTATTCCGGCGGAAATCGGCTGCCAGCTGCAACAGGTGTTTGGCATGGCGGAAGGGCTGGTGAACTACACCGCGCTCGACGACGCGCCGGAACGCATCATTAACACCCAGGGCCGCCCGATGTGCCCGGATGATGAGGTGTGGGTGGCGGACGAGGACGGCAACCCGCTGCCGCGCGGGGAGGTCGGACGTCTGATGACGCGCGGCCCGTACACCTTCCGCGGCTATTTCAACAGCCCGGAACATAACGCCAGCGCCTTCGACGCCGACGGCTTTTACTGTTCCGGCGATCTGATCGCCATCGACGAGCAGGGGTACATCACCGTGCAGGGGCGCGAGAAAGATCAGATCAACCGTGGTGGCGAGAAGATCGCCGCCGAAGAGATCGAAAACCTGCTGCTGCGCCACGAAGCGGTGAACCATGCCGCGCTGGTGAGCATGGAGGACAGCCTGCTGGGTGAAAAAAGCTGCGCGTATCTGGTGGTGAAACAGCCCCTGCGTGCGGTTGAGGTGCGCCGCTTCCTGCGCGAGCAGGGCGTTGCCGAATTTAAGCTGCCAGACCGCGTGGAGAGCGTGGATGCGCTTCCGCTCACGCCGGTCGGCAAAGTTGATAAGAAACAGTTGCGCCTGTGGCTTGCTGAACGCGCCCGGGGCTGA
- the fepG gene encoding iron-enterobactin ABC transporter permease yields the protein MAPSRRLLTSVSLLVVASLLLAVWSLQSGAVTLDFSQVFNALIGSAPRNITMVVTEWRLPRVAMAILVGAALGVSGAIFQSLMRNPLGSPDVMGLNTGAWSGVLVAMVLFGQHLTAITFTAMAGGILTSLLIWALAWRNGIDTFRLIIIGIGIRAMLMAFNTWLLLQASLETALSAGLWYAGSLNGLTWGKTWPAAPLILLMFIGALLLVRRMRLLEMGDDSACALGVSVERSRLLLMLVAVLLTAASTAIAGPISFIALVAPHIARRLSGTARWVLTQAALCGALLLLAADLCAQRLFMPYQLPVGVVTVSLGGIYLIVLLVQESRKK from the coding sequence ATGGCTCCATCCCGTCGTTTACTTACCAGCGTCTCCCTGCTTGTCGTCGCCAGTCTGCTGCTGGCGGTCTGGAGCCTGCAAAGCGGCGCGGTGACGCTTGATTTTTCTCAGGTGTTTAACGCCCTCATTGGCAGCGCGCCGCGCAACATCACCATGGTGGTGACGGAGTGGCGACTGCCGCGCGTGGCGATGGCGATCCTGGTCGGCGCGGCGCTCGGGGTTAGCGGTGCGATATTCCAGTCGCTGATGCGTAACCCGCTGGGCAGCCCGGACGTGATGGGCCTGAATACCGGCGCATGGAGTGGCGTGCTGGTGGCGATGGTGCTGTTCGGACAGCATCTGACGGCGATCACCTTTACGGCGATGGCGGGCGGCATTCTCACCTCCCTGCTTATCTGGGCGCTGGCCTGGCGCAACGGCATCGACACCTTCCGCCTGATCATCATCGGGATCGGCATCCGCGCGATGCTGATGGCCTTTAATACCTGGCTTCTGTTGCAGGCGTCGCTGGAAACCGCGCTCTCCGCCGGGCTGTGGTACGCCGGTTCCCTTAACGGTCTGACGTGGGGAAAAACCTGGCCCGCCGCGCCGCTGATTTTGCTGATGTTTATCGGCGCGCTGCTGCTGGTGCGGCGCATGCGCCTGCTGGAGATGGGCGACGACAGCGCCTGCGCGCTGGGCGTGAGCGTGGAGCGTTCGCGCCTGCTGCTGATGCTGGTCGCCGTACTGCTGACCGCCGCCTCTACCGCCATCGCCGGGCCGATCTCGTTTATTGCCCTCGTCGCGCCGCATATTGCGCGGCGTCTTAGCGGGACGGCGCGATGGGTCTTAACCCAGGCGGCGCTGTGCGGCGCGCTGCTGCTGCTGGCTGCCGATCTCTGCGCCCAGCGGCTGTTTATGCCTTATCAACTGCCGGTGGGCGTGGTAACCGTCAGCCTCGGCGGGATTTACCTCATCGTCTTGCTCGTTCAGGAGTCACGCAAGAAATGA
- the fepB gene encoding Fe2+-enterobactin ABC transporter substrate-binding protein, with amino-acid sequence MKLPAVCRNALLLTGLFVLGLTSAVAADWPRQVTDSRGVYTLESKPTRIVSTSVTLTGSLLAIDAPVIASGATTPNNRVADAQGFLRQWGDIAKQRNVARLYIGEPSAEAVAAQMPDLILISATGGDSALALYDQLSAIAPTLIINYDDKSWQELLTQLGTITGHEKQAAERIAAFDKQLAQVKQQMKLPPQPVNAIVYTAAAHTANLWTAESAQGKLLHQLGFTLADLPAGLHTSKSQGKRHDIIQLGGENLATGLNGEGLFVFAGDQKDVDAIYANPLLAHLPSVKNKRVWALGTETFRLDYYSAMLVLQRLNSIFK; translated from the coding sequence GTGAAACTCCCTGCCGTTTGCCGCAATGCCCTTCTTCTGACAGGACTTTTTGTTTTAGGACTAACCTCAGCGGTCGCCGCCGACTGGCCGCGCCAGGTCACCGACAGCCGCGGTGTGTATACGCTTGAGAGCAAACCGACGCGCATTGTCTCCACCAGCGTGACCTTAACCGGCTCTCTGCTGGCGATTGACGCGCCGGTCATTGCCAGCGGTGCGACCACGCCGAACAACCGCGTGGCGGATGCGCAGGGCTTCCTGCGCCAATGGGGGGATATTGCAAAACAGCGTAATGTTGCCCGGCTGTACATCGGCGAGCCGAGCGCCGAAGCGGTCGCGGCCCAGATGCCGGACCTGATTTTGATCAGCGCCACCGGCGGGGATTCCGCGCTGGCGCTGTACGATCAGCTCTCCGCCATCGCCCCGACGCTTATCATTAACTACGACGACAAAAGCTGGCAGGAACTGCTCACCCAGCTGGGGACGATCACCGGGCACGAAAAACAGGCCGCTGAACGCATCGCTGCCTTTGATAAACAGCTCGCCCAGGTGAAACAGCAGATGAAACTGCCGCCGCAGCCGGTGAACGCCATCGTCTACACCGCCGCCGCGCACACGGCGAACCTGTGGACCGCGGAATCGGCGCAGGGCAAGCTGCTGCACCAGCTGGGCTTTACGCTGGCGGACCTGCCCGCCGGGCTGCACACCTCGAAAAGCCAGGGCAAGCGCCACGACATCATTCAACTGGGTGGAGAAAATCTGGCGACGGGGCTGAACGGTGAAGGGTTGTTCGTGTTTGCGGGCGACCAGAAAGATGTGGATGCGATTTACGCTAATCCGCTGCTGGCGCATTTGCCGTCGGTGAAGAACAAACGCGTCTGGGCATTGGGAACCGAGACGTTCCGCCTGGATTATTACAGCGCGATGTTGGTGTTGCAGCGTTTGAATTCAATTTTTAAATAA
- the entC gene encoding isochorismate synthase EntC, giving the protein MDTSLAEEVQHTATTLQSDSFFFMSPYRSFTTSGCFARFSEPAVGGDDPAGPFQQKLAQAFRKAKASGIAHPVMVGAIPFDTRKPSSLYIPQRWQTFSRPARQQSARYASGAQTLNVQQRTEIPPQPVFEEMVARAASLTATPQVNKVVLSRLIDIATDKKIDSSALMERLIAQNPASFNFHVPLEDGGVLLGASPELLLRKEGAHFSSLPLAGSARRQPDDVLDREAGTKLLASEKDRHEHDLVTQAMKTLLQPRSHHLSMPSSPQLITTPTLWHLATPVEGDARENENALTLACLLHPTPALSGFPHQAAKELIAELEPFDRELFGGIVGWCDSEGNGEWVVTIRCARLHQNTVRLFAGAGIVPASSPVGEWRETGVKLSTMLNVFGLH; this is encoded by the coding sequence ATGGACACGTCCCTGGCTGAGGAAGTTCAGCACACCGCGACTACGCTGCAATCAGACAGCTTTTTCTTTATGTCGCCTTACCGCAGTTTTACCACGTCCGGCTGTTTTGCCCGTTTTTCTGAACCCGCCGTCGGCGGTGACGATCCGGCAGGTCCCTTTCAGCAGAAATTAGCCCAGGCTTTCCGGAAAGCGAAAGCCAGCGGCATTGCCCATCCGGTGATGGTCGGGGCGATCCCCTTCGATACCCGCAAACCGTCGTCGCTGTATATTCCGCAACGCTGGCAAACCTTCTCCCGCCCGGCGCGTCAGCAGTCCGCACGCTACGCCTCCGGCGCGCAGACGCTGAATGTGCAACAGCGCACCGAGATCCCACCGCAGCCGGTTTTCGAGGAGATGGTCGCTCGCGCCGCGTCGCTCACCGCCACGCCGCAGGTGAATAAGGTGGTGCTGTCGCGCCTGATTGATATCGCCACCGACAAAAAGATTGATAGCAGCGCGCTGATGGAGCGCCTGATCGCCCAGAACCCGGCGAGCTTTAACTTCCACGTGCCGCTGGAAGACGGCGGCGTACTGCTGGGTGCCAGCCCGGAACTGCTGCTGCGTAAAGAGGGCGCGCATTTTAGCTCGCTGCCGCTGGCAGGCTCCGCGCGCCGTCAGCCGGACGATGTGCTGGATCGCGAAGCGGGCACTAAGCTGCTGGCTTCCGAAAAAGACCGTCACGAACACGACCTGGTGACCCAGGCGATGAAAACCCTTCTGCAACCGCGCAGCCATCATCTGAGCATGCCGTCTTCCCCGCAGCTCATCACCACGCCAACGCTGTGGCATCTGGCCACGCCGGTAGAAGGTGACGCGCGTGAAAACGAGAACGCCCTGACGCTGGCCTGCCTGCTGCACCCGACCCCGGCCCTGAGCGGCTTCCCGCATCAGGCGGCAAAAGAGCTGATTGCCGAGCTGGAACCCTTCGACCGTGAACTGTTTGGCGGCATCGTTGGCTGGTGCGACAGCGAAGGCAACGGCGAGTGGGTGGTGACTATCCGCTGCGCGCGGCTGCATCAAAATACCGTTCGCCTGTTTGCCGGTGCGGGCATTGTGCCTGCTTCCTCCCCGGTGGGCGAGTGGCGCGAGACGGGCGTGAAGCTCTCCACCATGCTCAACGTGTTCGGACTGCACTAA